In Saprospiraceae bacterium, the sequence CTTACAGTCTTTTCATCCCTGTTATCCAATTTTTCTCCTGCCCCCAAACTATAATGGTGAGCCCTATAGCCCTATTGCACTTTGATCACCTCCACCCAATGCTTTGCCTTCACTCCAGTAAAATGCTCGATCTGATGCCGGCAACTAAATCCATTGGCGACCAGGGTGGTACCATCCTTCATCGACTTGACGGCGGGTATCAGGATCTCCTCTCCGATCTTTTGAGATACCTCAAAATGTTCCTTTTCATAACCGAAAGAGCCTGCCATACCACAGCAGCCGGATGGGATCTCACTACAGGAAAATTTGCCATTTTCTAAAACAGTTTTCATCGAGCTGGTACCATACAACGCTTTCTGATGGCAATGACCATGGATCAATAGATTGCCAGCGATAGATTCAAACGATTTTTCAATATGACCTGCTTCGATTGCTTTGGTTATAAATACATCGATCATCATGACTTGATTTTTTAATTGCAGAGCCAGGGCCTCATCATCTATCAGGTCGGGCAGATCGTCATTTAAAGCAGAAGCACAACTGGGTTCGCACACGACGATCGACAAACCCTGATCCAAATATTTTCTCAGGCCATCCACAGTTTTCATGCCTTCTTTTTTAGCATCCCGGAGAAAGCCGTGAGAGATCTTAGGTCGTTGACAACAACCCACATTGGCAAGGATGACTTCGTAACCACAAGAATTGAGCAATTCGAGGGCGGAGATACCAATATTAGGCTCATGAAAATTGAGGTAGGTATCGGCAAACAAAACGACTTTTTTATCCACGCTTCTAAAATGATTGGCTTTTTTCTCAAACCACTTATAAAAAGGTTGGTGCGCATATTCCGGAAGGTTTTTGCGACGATCGAATCCAACCATTTTCTCCAGTAACATTTTGAACAAACTGGTTCTTTGCACTAAATTGATGATGCCCGCCAGCGAACCTGACATCCTGGAAGCCATCCTGGATGAATCGCGGATGAGCCGATCTCTAAAACTGATTCCATGTTCATCATAATAGAGCTGCGCTACATCCGACTTCATTTTGGCCATATCGACATTGGAGGGACACTCTGACTTACAAGCTTTACAGGAGATACATAGGTCCATCACTTCGTGCAGTCGTTTGCTGGATAGTCCCGCGTGATCTAATTGATTGGACATGGCCAGCCTCAAAGCATTGGCACGCCCCCTGGTCGAATGTTCCTCCTCACGGGTGGCTTTAAAACTGGGACACATGGTACCTCCCAAAATCTTTCTACACTCCCCTACCCCCGTACACATATGCACTGATTCACTAAAACTATTTTCTGATCGGTAATGAAAGGCGGTCTTCACTGCAGTGTCCTTATACTTAGTACCATATCGAAGATTTTGTTCGATAGCCTGGGTATCCACGATCTTACCCGGATTCATAATATTTTCAGGATCAAACCAGGTTTTGATCTCTCTGAATACATTATATATGGTAGTTCCAAAAAATCGTTCATTGTATGCACTGCGTACCAGGCCATCGCCATGCTCTCCCGACCAGGACCCGCCATATTTTACTACGAGGTCAAAGGTCTCGTCAGTGATATTTTTAAGGTTGATGATATCTTGTTCGTCTCGAAGGTCTAACAGTGGTTGCACATGGATCACGCCTACACTCGCGTGCGCATACATAGCGACTTCAGTATGGTGTTTAGCACATATCTTGAGCACTTGATCTATGTATTCGGGCAGGACTGGGATAGGTACAGCAGCGTCCTCAATAAAACTCAAAGCCTTTTTATCTCCCTTGAGTCCCAGCATCAGACCAAAGCCTTTTTTGCGTAACTCCCACACATCGTTGTATGATTTTCCGCCGGGAAACAAAGGATAGGCATAACCCCAACCAAGTCTTTTTAATTCTTCGATCATTTCCTGGGGCCTTTCGATCACCGACTGCTGGGTATCCCCATAAAACTCTACGATCAGGATAGCTGCCGGATCGCCTTCGATAAAGTGGCATAGATGTTTGGTGGTCAGGTTTTCAGCACTGAGATGAAGCACGGTGCGATCCAGTATTTCAACTGCAGAAGGCCTATACGGCAGCATAGGTTCTACCGCTTTAATCGCCTCTAATAATTCTGCAAAATGGACTACGACGACCGACTTGAATTTAGGCAGGGGTTCCAGGTTGATTTTTAGCTCCAGGGAGATGGCCAGGGTACCTTCGCTGCCAGTGATCAATTTGGCCAGATTCCAACGATCGGTGTATACAAATTCATCCAGATTGTACCCACCGACGCGACGCATCACTTTTGGAAACCGGGCCTTGATCTCGTCAGCATGAAGGTGAATGGCTTCTCTAAATTTTTTATAGATTTCACCTTCCCTGGATGGTTGATTGGCGATATGATCGTACTCCGCTTCGGTCTTTTCATTGAGAATCATTTCTGTACCATCAGCAAGCAGGACTTTGGCTTCCAGGATATGATCTACGGTTTTGCCATAGAGAATGCTCTTGGTGCCTGACGAATTGTTACCTACCATACCACCAACATTAGCCCGGCTGGAAGTCGCAGGATCCGGGGCATAATGCAATCCATAGCGGGCCATCTCCTCATTGAGTACATCCCGTACCAGTCCTGGTTGTACTTTTACCCATCTTTCACGTTCATTGAATTCAATGATTTTGTTCATATACTTAGAAAAATCAATGATGAGCGCCTCTCCCACAGTCTGTCCGGCCAGGCTGGTGCCGCCGCCACGGGGGAGGATTTTTAAATGATGGTCATTGGCGAACTTTACTGCTGCTTTTACATCTGCTTCGTCCATCGGAAGGACTATCGCCAGGGGCATCAATTGATAAAAACTGGCGTCAGTAGAGTACATACCCAGGGAATAGTCGTCGGTGAGTATTTCGCCTTTGATTTTGGACTGGAGTGAGGCAAAATCGTAGCTATGAGGATTGGTTTGTGTGGCTATCATTGTTTTCTTCAACTATAAGCTGAAAAGATATGAAAAATGTGATTAAGTGATTGTTATACTATTTATCTGAATTCTACCCATTTGACTTCTACCTAATCTCAACTTAAATATTCCAGGGATGAAGAAAATAGGTGGTACAAAATCTCAAAATGGTGTATTATTTTTATAGCTACAGCTTATCATGATAGCAAAAGTTCAAAAAAAAGGGAAATAGCTTTGTAATCAGCATTCCAAAAGCGTACTCAAATTATATTAATATTGAAAATGAATCATTGGTGGACATTTCAACAGTTAAAGGTAAGTTAGTGATTGGACCTTCAGAAAAACCAGATTATAAGCTGAAAGAGTTGTTAAAAAAAATCACTAAAAATAATCTCCATAGTGAAATAGATACTGGCTGGCCTAAAAGACGAGAAGTATGGCAACCTGATAATCTATATTCCATTTAAAAATGTAGAGGTTAAAGCTCCTCATAGATTAATAAAATATTTTAGCATCCAAGCTATCCAGTGCTTACTAATAATTAGATAATTTAACCTCATGAAAAAACTACTTTTCCTTTTACTCTTTGGGCTCAACTTATCTGCTCAAAATAAGCTAACCCTTACCAACTTTAAAAACTACCCCTTTCCCACCGAACTCACCGCTGCGGCAAATGGCTCCAAAATTGCTTGGGCCCTCGATGAGCAAGGGCGTAGAAATGTCTATGTGGCAGAGGGTCCTGATTTTATAGCCAGGAAACTTACTGATTTTACGCAAGACGACGGGCAGGAAATAACCAGTCTGCAGATTTCAGATGACGGAAGCAGGGTTGTCTTTGTGCGTGGCGGTGAACATAGTGGTAATTGGGACGAGGAACTACCAGTCAATCCGACCTCTGAGCTGCAGCCGTTTAAAGTAAAAATCGCCTCTATTCCGTTTGCCGGTGGCAGTGTACAATATATTTCGGAAGGTGACCAACCTGTCCTCTCACCGGATAATCATTCATTGGCATTCATAAAAAGCGGCCAGGTGTGGATGGCACAGCTGGACAGTGTGAATGATGCAAAAAATCTTTTTACAACCAGGGGGACAGTAGGTTCCTTAGACTGGAGCCCGGATGGATCTGCTTTGCTCTTCGTGTCAGATCGCGGAGACCATTCCATCATCGGCGTGTATAGTGTAGCGCAAAAATCTTTAAAATGGATCGCCCCTTCGTTCAATCAGGATGATTCACCGCAGTGGTCACCGGATGGTAACAAGATTGTATTTGTCAGAATGTCCGGATCAGGTGGCGCACCAGACTCTATGTTGGTGAGGCGACCTAAGCCCTGGAGCATATACATTGCTGACCTGGCTACCGGCACTGCAAGTCTATTGTGGCAATCAACCAGTACATTGCGAGGCTCTATTCCGACTACTCATGGTGGATTTAATCTGCACTGGGCGGCCCATGATCGCATCGTGTTTTTATCCTACCAGGACGGTTGGCCACATCTTTATTCCATGAATGCCCAAGGCGGCAGTCCACTCCTGCTTACGCCAGGCCATTTTATGTGCGAGCATATTGCATTGAGTGCGGATAAAAAATATC encodes:
- a CDS encoding FAD-binding protein; this translates as MIATQTNPHSYDFASLQSKIKGEILTDDYSLGMYSTDASFYQLMPLAIVLPMDEADVKAAVKFANDHHLKILPRGGGTSLAGQTVGEALIIDFSKYMNKIIEFNERERWVKVQPGLVRDVLNEEMARYGLHYAPDPATSSRANVGGMVGNNSSGTKSILYGKTVDHILEAKVLLADGTEMILNEKTEAEYDHIANQPSREGEIYKKFREAIHLHADEIKARFPKVMRRVGGYNLDEFVYTDRWNLAKLITGSEGTLAISLELKINLEPLPKFKSVVVVHFAELLEAIKAVEPMLPYRPSAVEILDRTVLHLSAENLTTKHLCHFIEGDPAAILIVEFYGDTQQSVIERPQEMIEELKRLGWGYAYPLFPGGKSYNDVWELRKKGFGLMLGLKGDKKALSFIEDAAVPIPVLPEYIDQVLKICAKHHTEVAMYAHASVGVIHVQPLLDLRDEQDIINLKNITDETFDLVVKYGGSWSGEHGDGLVRSAYNERFFGTTIYNVFREIKTWFDPENIMNPGKIVDTQAIEQNLRYGTKYKDTAVKTAFHYRSENSFSESVHMCTGVGECRKILGGTMCPSFKATREEEHSTRGRANALRLAMSNQLDHAGLSSKRLHEVMDLCISCKACKSECPSNVDMAKMKSDVAQLYYDEHGISFRDRLIRDSSRMASRMSGSLAGIINLVQRTSLFKMLLEKMVGFDRRKNLPEYAHQPFYKWFEKKANHFRSVDKKVVLFADTYLNFHEPNIGISALELLNSCGYEVILANVGCCQRPKISHGFLRDAKKEGMKTVDGLRKYLDQGLSIVVCEPSCASALNDDLPDLIDDEALALQLKNQVMMIDVFITKAIEAGHIEKSFESIAGNLLIHGHCHQKALYGTSSMKTVLENGKFSCSEIPSGCCGMAGSFGYEKEHFEVSQKIGEEILIPAVKSMKDGTTLVANGFSCRHQIEHFTGVKAKHWVEVIKVQ